One Drechmeria coniospora strain ARSEF 6962 chromosome 01, whole genome shotgun sequence genomic region harbors:
- a CDS encoding UBA/TS-N domain containing protein, with translation MPSDLEQLIDMGFDKTRSELAVKKSGGLQGALQWLEDNQDKSLEEIQAAEANKDEGEDEDETKAKIAELESGQVAKSLICNDCGKRFRNHDLASYHASKTDHADFSESTEEIAPLTEEEKKAKLELLRERLKAKKAAMSAEDMEENKRNERIRHKATRETQDAKEELARKEQIKEAARKRLEKQEDMEAKKRIKAKIEADKAERRRIADEAKAAREGRAPELPAAAPVAAVPATKPKSDRKEARLRLQTSSGNLTKTLPAETTLFELAQMVQGETGQPVTSFSTTFPRQTFEGELDMSKTLKEAGFVPSSVLIVK, from the exons ATGCCTTCCGATCTGGAGCAACTGATTGATATGGGCTTCGACAAGACTCGGTCCGAGCTTGCCGTCAAGAAGAGCGGAGGAC TGCAAGGTGCTCTCCAGTGGCTCGAGGACAATCAGGACAAGTCTCTGGAGGAGATACAGGCTGCCGAGGCAAACaaggacgagggtgaggacgaggacgagacgaagGCGAAAATTGCAGAGCTGGAGAGCGGTCAAGTCGCCAAGTCGCTCATCTGCAATGACTGCGGCAAGCGGTTTCGCAACCATGACCTCGCCAGCTACCACGCCTCGAAGAC AGATCACGCAGACTTCTCCGAGTCTACGGAGGAGATCGCCCCCTtgaccgaggaggagaagaaggccaagCTCGAGTTGCTCCGTGAGCGCCTCAAGGCCAAAAAGGCAGCCATGTCTGCCGAGGACATGGAGGAGAACAAACGAAACGAG AGAATCCGCCACAAGGCCACGAGGGAGACGCAGGACGCCAAGGAAGAGCTTGCCCGCAAGGAGCAGATCAAGGAAGCCGCTCGCAAGCGTTTGGAGAAGCAGGAGGATATGGAGGCCAAGAAACGCATCAAGGCCAAGATCGAAGCCGACAAGGCTGAGCGCcgccgcatcgccgacgaggccaaggctgCGCGAGAGGGACGAGCACCAGAGCTCCCCGCAGCGGCACCGGTTGCCGCCGTGCCTGCGACGAAGCCCAAGAGCGACCGCAAGGAGGCCCGCCTACGGTTGCAAACCAGCTCGGGCAACCTCACCAAGACGCTGCCGGCGGAGACCACCTTGTTTGAGTTGGCCCAGATGGTCCAGGGCGAGACGGGCCAGCCGGTGACGAGCTTCTCCACCACCTTCCCCAGGCAAACGTTTGAGGGCGAGCTGGACATGTCCAAGACGTTGAAGGAGGCAGGCTTCGTCCCTTCATCCGTCCTCATCGTCAAGTAG
- a CDS encoding PapD-like protein: MSVDIEPSELSFRRPFTVEVSQILTIKNPTSSPLAFKVKTTAPKQYCVRPNAGRIEPGQDFDVTVLLQAMKADPPADTRCRDKFLVQSAPITPDKEFAAISSVVGALDGQLGSASINQLTASGQLDATDKSQIQERKIRVNWLAANGGHDQASNSVPSSHGTPNRQSMINGLVSETPEASRTYMSPKNDLESTPVSAPPAYTSDETRDVEDRKSDPSKSAASPAAGGAGSDSAKVTLQELKAKLAKAEAELVNLKDSGLRQRNVKAATEEVKKVGGQTVQAVKQADGVPVQVVAMLCLMSFLLAYFFF; the protein is encoded by the exons ATGTCGGTCGATATCGAGCCTTCCGAGCTGAGCTTTCGCC GCCCCTTCACCGTCGAGGTCTCGCAGATCTTGACGATCAAAAACCCAACctcctcgcccctcgcctTCAAG GTCAAAACTACAGCCCCGAAACA ATATTGCGTCCGACCAAATGCTGGCCGTATCGAGCCCGGTCAGGACTTTGACGTCACCG TCCTCCTGCAAGCGATGAAAGCCGACCCTCCCGCCGACACGAGATGTCGCGACAAGTTCCTCGTTCAGTCTGCACCCATCACCCCCGACAAGGAGTTTGCGGCCATTTCTTCTGTGGTAggtgccctcgacggccaacTCGGATCTGCTTCGATCAATCAACTGACGGCTTCGGGCCAGCTTGACGCAACCGACAAGAGCCAGATCCAGGAGCGCAAGATTCGCGTCAACTGGCTGGCCGCCAACGGGGGTCATGATCAAGCGTCCAACTCGGTCCCGTCGTCCCATGGGACGCCCAACAGGCAGTCCATGATCAATGGG CTGGTCAGCGAGACCCCGGAGGCATCCCGCACTTACATGTCCCCCAAAAACGACCTAGAGTCGACGCCCGTGTCGGCCCCCCCGGCGTATACGTCTGACGAGACGAGGGACGTCGAAGACAGAAAATCGGACCCCTCAAAGTCAGCCGCGtccccggccgccggcggcgccggttCGGATTCCGCCAAGGTCACCCTCCAGGAGCTCAAGGCCAAGCTCGCCAAAGCGGAGGCCGAGCTGGTGAACCTCAAGGACAGCGGCCTTCGGCAGCGCAACGTCAAGGCCGCCACCGAGGAGGTGAAGAAGGTCGGGGGTCAGACCGTCCAGGCCGTCAAGcaagccgacggcgtgccCGTCCAGGTTGTCGCCATGCTCTGCCTGATGAGCTTCCTGCTGGCCTACTTCTTCTTCTAA
- a CDS encoding actin polymerization protein Bzz1: MAAVDGMPTFGAELKDGFKPASAWVSHGIAWLEDIQQFYRERSAIEKEYSARLSALAKKYFEKKNKRSSSLSVGDTPSMTPGSLESASVTTWATQLTTLESRAAEHDSYANGLLTDVADPLKHYAARFEELRKRHIEYADKLAAERDASYADLRKVKTKYDATCQDVEAKRKKSESQHDKAKAQSAYQQQIIDMNNAKNTYLIAIHVTNRQKEKYYHEYVPEVMDSLQDLNEFRTLRLNELWTAATKLEGDMLQQSHGMEDRLVQEISRNAPHLDSVMYMRHNMGGFQEPAEREFEASPVWHDDDVMVVDDTAKIYLRNVLGKSKSQLSELRREVDMKRREVENVKRQKQRVRDGTDDGDEVEVVRNLFALQEDLHSVDRRRLTAEVEVSTITSVVGDVTLGAKNHNFKSQTFKIPTNCDLCGERIWGISAKGFDCRDCGYTCHGKCEMKVPADCPGEQTKEERKKLKAERQTTANKLLSPDTTAPAHVAELPDLTRSNTMNSLSSQSARRVSGRLTPADEAPAGADGAPSPGPRPNPAVPPATSAPAGVKRNRIVAPPPAGYVTELPGNGMNGGNKEEKKGKMLYSFEGSGDGELTVQEGRDVVLLEADDGSGWLKVRAGYKEGLVPATYVELTAAPPPTLVAPRPSSTYSNSTTSSAGPGTASNTALAKKKGPAVAPRRGAKKLRYVEALYEYTAQSEAEHSMAEGERFVLVKEDPGDGWAEVEKAGVTASVPASYVRIV; this comes from the exons ATGGCTGCGGTGGACGGCATGCCCACCTTTGGAGCCGAGCTCAAG GATGGGTTCAAACCAGCCAGCGCCTGGGTATCCCACGGCATAGCATGGCTCGAAGACATCCAGCAGTTCTACCGCGAGCGATCGGCCATCGAAAAGGAATACAGCGCCCGGCTCAGCGCGCTCGCCAAGAAGTATTTCGAGAAGAAGAATAAGCGGTCATCGTCGCTGAGCGTCGGGGACACGCCGAGCATGACGCCCGGTTCCCTCGAGAG CGCCTCCGTCACCACCTGGGCAACCCAGCTCACGACGCTCGAGtctcgcgccgccgagcatgaCAGCTACGCCAACGGCCTCCTGACCGATGTCGCCGACCCTCTCAAGCACTACGCCGCCCGCTTCGAGGAGCTCAGGAAGCGCCACATCGAGTATGCCGAcaagctcgcggccgagcgcGACGCCTCCTACGCCGACCTGCGCAAGGTCAAGACCAAATACGACGCGACCTGCCAGGACGTCGAGGCGAAGCGCAAAAAGTCCGAGTCGCAGCacgacaaggccaaggcccaGAGCGCCTATCAGCAGCAGATCATCGACATGAACAACGCCAAGAACACGTACCTCATCGCCATCCACGTCACGAACCGGCAGAAGGAAAAGTACTATCACGAATACGTTCCCGAGGTCATGGACAGCCTGCAAGACCTCAACGAGTTCCGCACCCTCCGTCTCAACGAGCtgtggacggcggcgacgaagctcgagggcgacATGCTGCAGCAGAGCCACGGCATGGAGGACCGTCTGGTCCAGGAAATTTCCCGCAACGCGCCGCATCTCGATTCCGTCATGTACATGCGCCACAATATGGGTGGCTTCCAGGAACCCGCCGAAAGGGAGTTCGAGGCGAGTCCGGTatggcacgacgacgacgtcatggtcgtcgacgacacggcCAAGATTTACCTCCGCAACGTCCTCGGCAAGTCCAAGTCGCAGCTCAGCGAGCTGCGGAGGGAGGTGGACATGAAGCGGAGGGAGGTGGAGAACGTGAAACGACAGAAGCAACGAGTCCgggacggcaccgacgacggcgacgaggtcgaggtcgtccGGAACCTCTTTGCCCTGCAAGAGGACCTGCACAGcgtcgaccgacgacggctgaccgccgaggtcgaggtgtCTACCATCACCTCGGTCGTCGGTGACGTCACGCTCGGGGCCAAGAACCACAACTTCAAAAGCCAGACGTTCAAGATCCCGACCAACTGCGACCTCTGCGGCGAGCGCATCTGGGGCATCAGCGCCAAAGGCTTCGACTGCCGGGACTGCGGCTACACCTGTCACGGGAAGTGCGAGATGAAGGTGCCTGCCGACTGCCCCGGCGAGCAGACCAAGGAGGAGCGTAAAAAGCTCAAAGCCGAGCgccagacgacggcgaacAAGCTCCTCTCGCCAGACACGACCGCCCCCGCCCACGTGGCCGAGCTGCCGGACCTGACGCGATCCAACACGATGAACTCGCTGAGTTCGCAATCCGCCAGACGAGTCTCCGGCCGCCTGACGCCGGCGGATGAGGCGCCGGCCGGCGCGGATGGAGCCCCGAGCCCGGGCCCGAGGCCAAACCCGGCCGTCCCACCGGCCACGAGTGCGCCCGCCGGCGTCAAGAGGAACCGAATCGTGGCACCACCCCCGGCCGGTTATGTCACCGAGCTTCCCGGCAACGGCATGAACGGCGGAAAcaaggaggagaagaagggcaAGATGCTCTACTCGTTCGAGGGCAGTGGTGACGGCGAACTGACGGTGCAAGAGGGACGGGACGTTGTTCTGCTGGAGGCCGATG ACGGCTCCGGATGGCTCAAGGTCCGCGCCGGTTACAAGGAAGGACTCGTCCCGGCCACGTACGTCGAGCTCACCGCCGCGCCACCGCCGACCCTCGTcgctcctcgtccctcgtcgacgtacTCCAACTCGACAACCTCCTCTGCCGGGCCGGGCACGGCTTCCAACACGGCGCTCGCCAAGAAGAAGGGCCCAGCCGTCGCGCCGCGGCGAGGCGCCAAGAAGTTGCGCTATGTCGAGGccttgtacgagtacacgGCCCAGAGCGAGGCTGAGCACTccatggccgagggcgagcgcttcgtcctcgtcaaggAGGACCCCGGCGATGGTTgggccgaggtcgagaagGCTGGCGTCACGGCCAGCGTACCGGCGAGCTACGTCCGCATTGTCTAA
- a CDS encoding Dimeric alpha-beta barrel yields MATARLVPRRLTSLVPRLPTQIRTMASSTPTFEFLVVVPDKPGMLAKRLEVRPQHFRNMTPKIESGAWKMGGALLNSVPESDDATKFDFMGSTMVCVAESKEEVLRQLQEDIYSTSGIWDTEKVGLTMNDPPDLPFPLPGNDTAQPTLLACVGRIGTADPNPIVGKSTVLAWYQA; encoded by the exons ATGGCCACCGCCCGCCTTGTCCCTCGCCGGCTCACCTCGCTTGTTCCTCGCTTGCCGACGCAGATCCGCACCATGGCTTCGTCGACTCCCACGTTTGAATTCCTTGTCGTCGTACCCGACAAACCCGGCATGCTTGCGAAGCGCCTGGAAGTTAGACC CCAGCACTTTCGAAACATGACACCGAAAATCGAGTCGGGTGCTTGGAAGATGGGAG GCGCCCTCCTCAACAGCGTCCCCGAGAGTGACGATGCCACCAAGTTCGACTTCATGGGCAGCACCATGGTCTGCGTGGCCGAGTCCAAGGAGGAGGTTCTTCGACAGCTTCAAGAAGACATCTACTCCACCTCGGGCATCTGGGACACCGAAAAGGTTGGCCTCACAATGAATG ATCCACCTGACCTGCCGTTTCCATTGCCCGGCAACGACACAGCCCAGCCCACCCTGCTTGCTTGCGTCGGTAGAATCGGCACAGCTGACCCCAACCCTATCGTTGGAAAGAGCACCGTTCTCGCATGGTATCAAGCATAG
- a CDS encoding ER membrane protein: protein MWWFFSVVLSSVFLLSIVLSIPVAFDVGGRDSGLVYSLSLFIYYFAYSAIRIVTPERSRLGWSISTLLRLSQWIVIPSLMIWALDKFAVDAGSTNWVERTLGGVLQSNSRSWSEWVFGKDGIVETVMLGSWDKVLRYSGPVFQLLEGFCTLLVIQAAGQMTRWLVNRGRSDTWVIMLLALSGSIIASAVYFLWRVAQFPQISNVEATLIGVIMTTAVFLCTYGIGSGRGSPVESSLLFAYVVLCVYQIFTDYLPSDGTGEAGEQGATQPEIPPLPPIIMASYSTLLHILGSLPSAMHSSLALLYAAFQTITPSVIVSLTYRLFVFYSATRIIPSVKDLGARALMQEPDFDDSETASKVLGFLSWFSPSILVAVYTSLLLQHFSTSEGPDGWTLRGGDVGGGSWRWINVGLTTFLYGVELYLGSDEQDHWKVD, encoded by the exons ATGTGGTGGTTCTTCAGCGTCGTTTTGAGctccgtcttcctcctcagCATCGTCCTCTCCATCCCGGTCGccttcgacgtcggcggtcGCGACAGCGGGCTCGTCTACAGCCTGTCGCTCTTCATATACTACTTTGCCTACTCGGCCATCCGCATCGTGACGCCCGAGCGATCGCGGCTCGGCTGGAGCATCTCGACCCTCCTCCGGCTGTCGCAATGGATCGTCATCCCGTCCCTCATGATATGGGCCCTCGACAagttcgccgtcgacgccgggaGCACGAATTGGGTCGAGCggacgctcggcggcgtcctccAGTCCAACAGCCGGAGCTGGTCCGAATGGGTGTTCGGAaaggacggcatcgtcgagacCGTCATGCTTGGCAGCTGGGACAAGGTCCTGCGCTACTCGGGCCCCGTCTTCCAGCTGCTCGAGGGATTCTGCACGCTGCTCGTCATCCAGGCGGCCGGCCAGATGACCCGCTGGCTCGTCAACCGAGGGCGGAGTGACACGTGGGTG ATCATGCTCCTGGCCCTGTCGGGCTCCATCATCGCGAGCGCCGTATACTTTCTCTGGCGGGTCGCGCAGTTCCCGCAGATCAGCAACGTCGAGGCGACGCTCATCGGCGTcatcatgacgacggccgtcttcCTCTGCACCTACGGCATCGGCAGCGGACGCGGCAGCCCGGTGGAGAGCTCGCTCCTCTTCGCCTACGTCGTCCTCTGCGTGTACCAGATATTCACCGACTACCTGCCttccgacggcaccggcgaggcgggcgagcagGGCGCGACGCAGCCCGAGAtcccgccgctgccgcccatcATCATGGCGTCGTACTCGACCCTGCTCCACATCCTCGGCTCCCTCCCGTCGGCGATGCACTCGTCCCTGGCCCTCCTCTACGCCGCCTTCCAGACGATCACGCCCTCGGTCATCGTCTCCCTCACCTACCGACTCTTCGTCTTCTACTCGGCCACGCGCATCATCCCGTCGGTCAAGGACCTCGGCGCGCGGGCGCTGATGCAGGAACCGGACTTTGACGACTCCGAGACGGCCAGCAAGGTTCTCGGCTTCCTGAGCTGGTTTTCGCCCTcgatcctcgtcgccgtctacACGAGCTTGCTGCTGCAGCACTTTTCGACGAGCGAAGGACCGGACGGCTGGACGCTACGGGGCGGCGATGTCGGAGGCGGATCGTGGCGTTGGATCAACGTCGGCCTGACCACCTTCCTCTACGGCGTCGAGCTGTACCTCGGGTCGGACGAGCAGGACCACTGGAAGGTGGACTGA
- a CDS encoding 60S acidic ribosomal protein P1 (RecName: Full=60S acidic ribosomal protein P1), whose protein sequence is MSTAERASSYAALILADEGLDITSDKLQALIKAAGIEDVEPIWTTIFAKALEGRDVKDLMVNVGSGGGAAAPAAGAAAGGAAAADAPAAEEKVEEKEESDEDMGFGLFD, encoded by the exons ATGTCTACTGCCGAGCGCGCTTCGTCCTACGCGGCGCTGATCCTCGCCGATGAGGGTCTCGATATCACC TCCGACAAGCTCCAGGCTCTGATCAaggccgccggcatcgaggaTGTTGAGCCCATCTGGACCACTATCTTCGCCAAG GCTCTGGAGGGCAGGGACGTCAAGGATCTCATGGTCAACGTCGGCTCTGGtggcggtgccgccgcccccgctgccggtgccgccgccggtggtgctgccgccgccgacgctcccgccgccgaggagaaggtTGAGG AGAAGGaggagtcggacgaggatATGGGTTTCGGTCTCTTCGACTAA
- a CDS encoding dihydroceramide delta-desaturase — MPSTLSANAENMSNGKPRSARDANPKHDFFWTYTEEPHRTRRLAIIKAHPEVTKLCGPEPLTKYVVAAVVAMQVFWAWYLQQTPFWSLKLWAVAYVFGATANQNLFLAIHEISHNLAFKSPRANRFFAIFANLPIGIPYSASFRPYHLTHHKSLGVDGLDTDLPTAFEAFMLDSILGKCFFCTFQIFFYAIRPMAVYRIPLTFIHAVNVVVQVAFDLVLIHFTSPHAFLYLLLSSFLAGSLHPLAGHFIAEHYVYETVTPTQLDPDNKVPVPETFSYYGPLNWLTYNVGLHNEHHDFPAVPWTRLPALYEIAKEFYEPLPRHESWSYAIWRFIWDDNVGINCRVKRKNGGRIVGGVVHWKESEIQA, encoded by the exons ATGCCGTCGACCCTTTCGGCGAATGCCGAAAACATGTCCAACGGCAAACCTCGGTCCGCCAGGGACGCCAATCCCAAGCATGACTTCTTCTGGACCTACACCGAGGAGCCGCACCGGACGCGCCGGCTTGCCATCATCAAGGCCCATCCCGAG GTCACCAAGCTCTGCGGTCCCGAACCCCTCACCAAGtatgtcgtcgccgccgtcgtcgccatgcagGTCTTCTGGGCCTGGTACCTCCAGCAAACGCCCTTCTGGTCTCTCAAGCTCTGGGCCGTCGCCTACGTCTTTGGCGCCACGGCCAACCAGaacctcttcctcgccatccACGAGATCTCGCACAACCTTGCCTTCAAGAGCCCGAGAGCGAACCGCTTTTTCGCCATCTTTGCGAATCTCCCCATCGGCATTCCCTACAGCGCCTCTTTCCGG CCCTACCACCTGACTCATCACAAGtctctcggcgtcgacggtctCGACACCGATCTTCCCACGGCCTTTGAGGCCTTCATGCTCGACTCGATCCTCGGCAAGTGCTTCTTCTGCACCTTTCAGATCTTCTTCTACGCCATCCGCCCCATGGCCGTCTACCGTATCCCTCTCACCTTCATCCACGCCGTCAACGTGGTCGTCCAGGTCGCCTTTGACCTTGTTCTCATACATTTCACCTCGCCGCACGCGTTCCTCTATCTCCTTctctcctccttcctcgccggcagtCTACACCCCCTTGCCGGCCACTTCATCGCCGAGCACTACGTCTATGAGACCGTCACCCCGACCCAGCTTGACCCGGACAACAAGGTCCCCGTTCCCGAGACCTTTTCCTACTACGGGCCCCTCAACTGGCTCACCTACAACGTCGGCTTGCACAACGAGCACCACGACTTCCCCGCCGTCCCCTGGACCCGCCTTCCCGCCCTCTACGAAATCGCAAAGGAATTCTACGAGCCCCTGCCTCGGCACGAGAGCTGGTCCTACGCCATCTGGCGCTTCATCTGGGACGACAACGTTGGCATCAATTGTCGCGTCAAGCGCAAGAACGGCggtcgcatcgtcggcggtgtCGTTCATTGGAAGGAGTCGGAAATTCAGGCCTAA
- a CDS encoding Fungal specific transcription factor, giving the protein MLARVMPIKPPHENGYGYQNFQAINSTPAAARHDRLHVGVQVQPQDRFGHQPSDGLGFFDQRWSSPLTATLTPTRRLQPLRLPLPTISTSSPSPCPAPTRSSPFPLGAQGSKDRHPRPHPHPHSHPASVVRDTDNEPRRRIVLAASPNSRGLAAMSVAYEPRSFIHEGSYPSMGDDPDHHDDDQVHDDQRFTDSEVAVHLSHYTADAAILASDDRDVLGDARDVLDDDQGVLVDERSLIADDTAVDEASRLDLDPTGFSSPIAVPLPAPTESDRFPDSKDDSPAVGSPSSVSRLRAVAKPDREVSKGPDGKYHCTIAECKDEARVFSRKCEWNKHMDKHERPYRCPVDGCEMLPGFTYSGGLLRHEREVHGMHGGPKNTVNCPHPNCKRHTGKGFSRQENLNEHLRRVHTNMEGSTPPATESAAEADDNESDKSGSKRKRQASDQTADDELDELRSEVKRMRDENERLKSEIEQQSQHSLAMMAQIAELQDALRQGLGQHALGAPTAQMI; this is encoded by the exons ATGCTGGCTCGGGTCATGCCGATCAAACCTCCACACGAAAACGGATACGGATACCAGAATTTTCAGGCCATCAACTCGACCCCAGCAGCTGCGCGACACGACCGCTTACACGTAggcgtacaggtacagcCTCAAGACCGGTTCGGCCATCAACCctccgacggcctcggctttTTCGACCAACGCTGGTCGTCGCCTTTGACGGCAACGCTCACTCCCACTCGCAGGCTACAGCCACTGCGCCTGCCCCTGCCTACAATATCCACTTCCTCTCCGTCTCCTTGCCCTGCTCCAACTCGGTCTTCGCCTTTCCCTCTTGGCGCGCAAGGGTCGAAGGATAGACATCCCCGTCCtcatccccatccccatTCTCATCCAGCATCCGTCGTCCGAGATACCGACAACGAGCCCCGACGTCGAATCGTTTTGGCCGCTTCACCCAACTCCCGTGGCCTCGCAGCCATGAGCGTCGCCTACGAGCCCAGGAGCTTCATCCATGAAGGTTCCTACCCTTCCATGGGCGACGACCCCGACCACCACGATGACGACCAAGTCCATGACGATCAGCGCTTCACCGACTCCGAGGTCGCCGTCCATCTCAGTCATTAcacggccgatgccgccatACTCGCGTCCGATGATCGCGATGTTCTGGGCGACGCCcgcgacgtcctcgacgacgatcagGGCGTCCTGGTCGATGAAAGGAGCTTGATAGCCGACgacacggccgtcgacgaggcctcgAGACTTGACCTGGACCCCACCGGCTTCTCCTCCCCCATCGCGGTGCCGCTCCCTGCACCAACCGAGTCGGACAGATTTCCGGACAGCAAAGATGACTCCCCCGCCGTTGGCTCTCCATCATCCGTCTCCCGCTTGCGAGCGGTGGCGAAACCGGATCGTGAAGTGAGCAAGGGACCGGACGGGAAGTACCATTGCACAATCGCCGAATGCAAGGACGAAGCCCGTGTTTTCTCGCGCAAGTGCGAGTGGAA TAAACACATGGACAAGCACGAGCGACCCTACCGGTGTCCTGTCGACGGTTGCGAGATGCTTCCCGGCTTCACCTACTCTGGCGGCCTACTTCGGCATGAGCGCGAAGTGCACGGGATGCATGGCGGCCCTAAGAATACGGTCAACTGCCCGCACCCTAATTGCAAGCGCCACACCGGCAAGGGTTTCTCTCGACAAGAAAACCTCAACGAGCACCTCCGACGGGTCCATACCAACATGGAGGGTTCAACGCCACCCGCCACCGAGagtgccgccgaggccgacgacaacgaaAGCGACAAGTCGGGCTCCAAGCGTAAGCGCCAGGCGAGTGACCAGACGgctgacgacgagctcgacgagcttcggTCCGAGGTCAAGCGCATGCGAGATGAGAACGAGAGGCTCAAGTCGGAGATTGAGCAGCAGTCGCAGCACTCGCTCGCCATGATGGCCCAGATAGCCGAGCTTCAGGACGCCTTGCGCCAAGGCCTGGGACAGCACGCACTGGGAGCCCCAACGGCGCAGATGATCTAG